A region of the bacterium genome:
GCGGCCGGTGCTGGGCGTGCGCATGAAGCTCTCCTCCACGGCGAGCGGCCTCTGGAAGGAATCGGGCGGCGACAGGTCGGTCTTCGGCCTTAACTCCTCGCAGATAGTGGAGGTCGTAGACATCCTCAAGAAGGAGGGGATGCTCGACTGCCTCAAACTCCTCCACTACCACATCGGCTCGCAGATACCCAACATCCGCCAGATACGAAACGGCCTGGTGGAGGCGTGCCGCGTCTACACCGGCCTCATCGAGGAGGGAGCGCCGATGGGCATGCTCGACCTCGGCGGCGGCCTGGCGGTGGATTACGACGGCTCCCACACCAATTTCGCATCGAGCTGCAACTATACGATTGACGAATACTGCCGCGACGTAATCGAAGTGGTGATGGAGACCCTCGGTGAAACCGACACGCCCCACCCGATTATAGTCACCGAATCGGGAAGGGCCACCGTCGCCTACTACTCGGTGCTGGTCTTCAACATTCTGGACGCAAGCCGGTTCGCCGGAGACGACACCCTTCCTCCGCTCTCCGAAGAGCCCTCTACCGTCACGGCCAACATCCACGAGGCGGCCTCCAACCTTAGGGAAAAGAACCTTCAGGAGATCTACCACGACGCCATCTACTACCGCGACGAGGCGAGAGACCTCTTCAAGCGCGGCGACATAGGCATACGCGAGCGCGCCCTCGTCGAGCGCATCTTCTGGTACGCGATGCAGAAGATACAGCGGATACTGGAGGGGATGCGCTACGTGCCGGACGATTTCGAGGGTCTGGACGAGGCGATGAGCGACGTCTATTACGGAAACCTCAGCGTCTTCCAGTCGCTGCCCGACGTCTGGGCGATAAACCAGATTCTCCCGGTGATGCCGATTCACCGCCTGGCGGAAGCCCCTACGAGGAACGCCATAATCTCCGACATCACCTGTGACTGCGACGGCAAGATAGACCGCTTCATCGACCTTCAGGACGTTGCGCGGACCCTTCCCCTTCACGAGCTCAAGGACGGGGAGGACTACCTCGTCGGCGTCTTTCTGGTGGGCGCTTATCAGGAGACGCTGGGCGACCTGCACAACCTTCTCGGAGACACCAACGTCGCCTCCATACGGGTGGGCGAAAACGGCGAGATAGAGTACGTGCGCGAGCTGGAGGGCGATTCGGTTGAGGACGTTCTCTCTTACGTGGAGTACGACACCAAGGAGCTGATGAACCGCTTCCGCGAAAAGGCGGAGAAGGCCGTGCGCGAGGGAATCATCACCGGCCAGCAGCGAAGGGCGGTCACCAGCGCTTTCAACGCAGGGATGAGGGGCTATACTTATTACGAATCGGACGAGAGTTAGAGGATATCGATATGAAGAAGGTTCTGATAATAGGGGCGGGCGGAGTGGGGAGGGTCGTCGCGCACAAGTGCGCTCAGGCCGCCGAAGCGGGCATTTTCGGCGAAATCACCTTGGCTTCCCGCACAAAGTCCAAGTGCGACGCGATAGCCGCTGAGATTAAATATCCCATAAAGACCGCGCAGGTGGACGCCGACAACGTCCCCGAGCTTACGGCGCTTCTGATCGCCGAGAAGCCCGCCATAGTGATAAACGTCGCCCTTCCCTATCAGGACCTGACGATCATGGACGCCTGCCTGAACGCCGGAGTCGATTACCTCGACACGGCCAACTACGAGCCTCTCGACGCCGCCAGATTCGAGTACAGCTGGCAGTGGGCCTATCAGGAAAGGTTCCGCGAGAAGGGGCTGATGGCCCTGCTCGGAAGCGGTTTCGACCCCGGCGTGACCAACGTCTTTACCGCCCGCCTCGTCAAACACCACTTCGACGAGCTGCGGGAGATTGACATAATCGACGCCAACGCGGGGAGCCACGGCCAGCCCTTCGCTACCAACTTCAACCCCGAGATAAACATCCGCGAGGTCACCGCCCCCTGCCGCCACTGGGAAAACGGCAAATGGGTGGAGACCGGGGCGCTGAAGACGAAGCGCGTCTTCGATTTTCCCGAAGCCATCGGCCCAATGAACATCTACAAGATGTATCACGAGGAGATGGAGTCGCTTGTAAAGCACTTCCCCTCGATTAAAAAGGCCCAGTTCTGGATGACCTTTTCCGACAATTACCTGAAACACCTCGAAGTGCTTCAGAACGTCGGGATGACCCGCATCGACGAGGTCGAATACAACGGCGTGAAGATCGTCCCCCTCCAGTTCCTCAAGGCCGTCCTTCCCGATCCGGGAAGTCTCGGAGCGCTTACGAAGGGGCGCACCTGTATAGGCGTCGTCGGCAGGGGAGTGAAGGACGACAGGGAAAAGATGGTCTACGTCTACCAGATCTGCGACCACGAAGAAGCTTTCAAGGAGACCAATTCGCAGGCGATAAGCTACACCACCGGCGTTCCCGCCGTGGTCGGCGCGATAATGATGGCTACCGGCAAATGGCGCGGCCACGGCGTCTTCAACATGGAGCAGTTCGACCCCGATCCTTTCCTCAAGACGCTCGGCGAATACGGCCTGCCCTGGGTGGAGATATTCCCGAAAGACCTGCCGGAGCTTTGATTTGTCGGAGATAAACGTCGAGAGGATCATGGAGCTGGCCCCGTCCCCGGCCTACGTCGTGGACATGGGCAAGCTGCGCGATAACCTCGAAACGCTGGACTCCGTCCAGAAGAGGAGCGGCGCGAAGATTCTCCTCGCGCTCAAGGGTTTTTCCATGTGGAGCGTCTTTCCGGAGATACGAAAGACCCTTCACGGCGTTTGCGCCAGCTCGCCGTGGGAGGCCCGCCTCGGGCGCGAGGAGTTCGGCAGGGAGGTGCATACCTTCGCCGCCGGTTTTCGCGAAAGGGACATCCCCGGCCTCCTTTCGACCTCCAACCACCTGGTCTTCAACTCCTTCGGCCAGTTCGAGCGCTTCCGGCCATTCTGGGAACCGGAGGCGGGCAGAGTCTCGATCGGCCTTCGCGTCAATCCCGAGCACTCGGAGGGTGCGACGCCCATCTACGACCCCTGCGCTCCCTGCTCGCGCCTCGGCATAAAAAGGGAGGAGTTCGAGGGAAGGTCGCTCGCCGGAGTCGAGGGACTCCACTTCCACACCCTCTGCGAGCAACTTTTCGAGCCGCTTTCGCGCACCGCGAAGGTTTTCGAGGAGAAGTTCGGGGAGTTTCTGCCGAAGATGAAGTGGCTGAACCTCGGCGGCGGCCACCACATCACCCGCGAAGGCTACGACCTTGAGGGGCTGGTGGAGCTCGTGAAACACTTCAGGGGGAAATACGGGGTCGAGGTCTACCTTGAGCCGGGAGAGGCGATTGCGCTTGGCACCGGCGTCCTCGTGGGAACCGTGCTCGATATCGTCAGGAACGTCTCGGAGATAGCAATTCTGGACATCTCCGCCGCCTGCCACATGCCGGACGTGCTGGAAATGCCCTACCGCCCGCCCCTCCACAAGGGGTTTTCACCCGGAGAAAAGTCCAACACCTACCGGCTGGCCGGGCCTTCGTGTCTCGCGGGAGACGTGATAGGCGACTGGTCTTTCGAGGAACCCCTGCACATCGGGGGAAGGATCGCCTTCCTGGATCAGGCGCACTACACGATGGTCAAGAACACCACCTTCAACGGGATCGAGCTCCCCTCCATCTGCACCTTCGAGCCCCTCACCGGAGAGCTGAAAACGGTAAGGACTTTCGGCTACGAGGATTTCAGGAACCGCCTCTCCTAGATTTTACAGCCTTCACTCCTGCCTGATCTTCCTCAGTTCTTCCACCGTTTCTCCGTCGCCGGGGTTCAGCCTCAACGCTTCTTCGAGGTGTTCAGCGGCTTCCTTCCTGTTTCCGGTCGCGGCGTACACCTTGCCGAGGTTAAGGTGGGCCACACTGTCTTCCGGCGCGAGCAAGAGGTACTTTTTGTATTGATCAATGGCGAGATTGTTTTCCCCAGTCTGCGAGGCGGCGAGGGCGAGGTAGAAATTTCCCTTAAGATGGGCGGGGTCGAGCCGTACCGCTTCCCGGAACTCCCCCACGGCTTCCCGAAGCTGTTTTAACCTCGCAAGCTCAAGTCCAGCGCCTATATGCGCCTCGGGGTCGTTCGGCTCTATCCGGGCGGCTTCCCTGAACTGGACCAGTGCTCCGGCGTGGTCGCCCTTTTTGGCCAGCATCTGCCCGTATTCGT
Encoded here:
- the speA gene encoding biosynthetic arginine decarboxylase: MRLTALEKLHEKWTVENARELYGVENWGSGYFKIDEKGEVCVCPDSTRAHSCASLLDVVRGLRERGRDLPVLLRFEDILASRIILLNDSFNEAIKNYGYKGEFRGVFPIKVNQQQQVVEEITTFGKRYHHGLEAGSKAELIAAMAYLDDPEALLICNGYKDEMFIRLALYARMINLNCVCVIETLNELPLIISLSREMKVRPVLGVRMKLSSTASGLWKESGGDRSVFGLNSSQIVEVVDILKKEGMLDCLKLLHYHIGSQIPNIRQIRNGLVEACRVYTGLIEEGAPMGMLDLGGGLAVDYDGSHTNFASSCNYTIDEYCRDVIEVVMETLGETDTPHPIIVTESGRATVAYYSVLVFNILDASRFAGDDTLPPLSEEPSTVTANIHEAASNLREKNLQEIYHDAIYYRDEARDLFKRGDIGIRERALVERIFWYAMQKIQRILEGMRYVPDDFEGLDEAMSDVYYGNLSVFQSLPDVWAINQILPVMPIHRLAEAPTRNAIISDITCDCDGKIDRFIDLQDVARTLPLHELKDGEDYLVGVFLVGAYQETLGDLHNLLGDTNVASIRVGENGEIEYVRELEGDSVEDVLSYVEYDTKELMNRFREKAEKAVREGIITGQQRRAVTSAFNAGMRGYTYYESDES
- a CDS encoding saccharopine dehydrogenase family protein, which gives rise to MKKVLIIGAGGVGRVVAHKCAQAAEAGIFGEITLASRTKSKCDAIAAEIKYPIKTAQVDADNVPELTALLIAEKPAIVINVALPYQDLTIMDACLNAGVDYLDTANYEPLDAARFEYSWQWAYQERFREKGLMALLGSGFDPGVTNVFTARLVKHHFDELREIDIIDANAGSHGQPFATNFNPEINIREVTAPCRHWENGKWVETGALKTKRVFDFPEAIGPMNIYKMYHEEMESLVKHFPSIKKAQFWMTFSDNYLKHLEVLQNVGMTRIDEVEYNGVKIVPLQFLKAVLPDPGSLGALTKGRTCIGVVGRGVKDDREKMVYVYQICDHEEAFKETNSQAISYTTGVPAVVGAIMMATGKWRGHGVFNMEQFDPDPFLKTLGEYGLPWVEIFPKDLPEL
- the nspC gene encoding carboxynorspermidine decarboxylase, with the translated sequence MSEINVERIMELAPSPAYVVDMGKLRDNLETLDSVQKRSGAKILLALKGFSMWSVFPEIRKTLHGVCASSPWEARLGREEFGREVHTFAAGFRERDIPGLLSTSNHLVFNSFGQFERFRPFWEPEAGRVSIGLRVNPEHSEGATPIYDPCAPCSRLGIKREEFEGRSLAGVEGLHFHTLCEQLFEPLSRTAKVFEEKFGEFLPKMKWLNLGGGHHITREGYDLEGLVELVKHFRGKYGVEVYLEPGEAIALGTGVLVGTVLDIVRNVSEIAILDISAACHMPDVLEMPYRPPLHKGFSPGEKSNTYRLAGPSCLAGDVIGDWSFEEPLHIGGRIAFLDQAHYTMVKNTTFNGIELPSICTFEPLTGELKTVRTFGYEDFRNRLS